In Pleurocapsa sp. PCC 7319, the following are encoded in one genomic region:
- a CDS encoding DUF2442 domain-containing protein, with product MAAQLTQQEIDNQIEAAIALSAEREKTEPKACDVWYDKKSNNIVIQFDNGCKFECPVSLLQGVCNLPDDEIVKVKLTPAGWGLTWEDADIDLGVNELVNGIFGTKAWMKKIAAKGGKSTSEKKKAASRANGKKGGRPRKYEGSVKTT from the coding sequence ATGGCAGCGCAATTAACACAGCAAGAAATAGATAATCAGATAGAAGCAGCAATCGCACTTTCAGCAGAGCGAGAAAAAACCGAGCCAAAAGCTTGTGATGTCTGGTACGACAAAAAGTCAAACAACATAGTCATTCAATTTGACAATGGCTGTAAATTTGAATGTCCAGTTTCATTGCTTCAAGGTGTATGTAACCTGCCAGATGATGAAATTGTCAAAGTTAAATTAACTCCTGCGGGTTGGGGACTAACCTGGGAAGATGCTGACATCGATCTCGGTGTTAATGAGCTGGTTAACGGAATATTTGGTACAAAAGCCTGGATGAAGAAAATAGCAGCCAAAGGTGGTAAATCCACATCTGAGAAAAAGAAAGCGGCATCAAGAGCTAACGGTAAAAAAGGCGGTAGACCAAGAAAATACGAAGGTTCTGTAAAAACAACTTAA
- a CDS encoding oligosaccharide flippase family protein produces the protein MSIINRFVKSELLTYLFRGAAIALSLQLSGIAITYTMQVLLARWMGATQYGVYDYVISIGTFLGFLAALGLPSCLLRFIPEYSVKEDWGKLRGIVWGSWRYVLISSILFTLIGSGIIISWNRQNSEIALVSFLLGISTIPLWALVRHQREMSRGIKRMTLAYMPSSVMFPLLVIGGAFYYRDRLSSSIAIAITFLSLSLILLSQLWLFNRQLPKQCAIIEPIYSRREWFAVAIPLLFNDGAFVVLSQTDTIMTGAILGSFHVGLYSAAFKTAAGVSFILAAVNAIAAPMFATLHAQGDSQGLQKLTATVAQWMFYPTLVCALLLIFFGERVLGLFGDEFIAARWSMTVLILGQLVNVGAGSVGYLMEMTGHHKQCAYVLGCSAVLNLVLNGILIPTLGIMGAAIATASTMALWNRWLHQLVVKYLGVKPSIISIFR, from the coding sequence ATGTCAATTATCAACCGATTTGTCAAATCTGAATTGCTCACTTATTTATTTCGAGGAGCAGCGATCGCTCTAAGTCTCCAACTATCGGGAATTGCTATCACCTATACGATGCAAGTATTGTTAGCACGATGGATGGGAGCGACTCAGTACGGAGTTTATGATTATGTGATTAGTATTGGCACATTTCTTGGTTTTCTGGCTGCCTTGGGTTTGCCTAGTTGTCTGCTACGGTTTATTCCTGAATACAGCGTTAAAGAGGATTGGGGAAAATTACGAGGTATTGTTTGGGGTAGTTGGCGTTATGTGTTGATTAGCAGTATTTTGTTTACTTTGATTGGTAGCGGAATTATTATTAGCTGGAATCGACAAAATTCGGAAATTGCCCTGGTTTCTTTTTTATTGGGCATTAGCACAATTCCCCTGTGGGCATTAGTCAGGCATCAACGAGAAATGTCTCGTGGTATTAAACGTATGACCTTAGCCTATATGCCATCTTCCGTTATGTTTCCCCTCTTAGTAATTGGTGGTGCATTTTACTATCGCGATCGCTTGTCTAGTAGTATCGCGATCGCGATTACTTTTTTGAGTCTGTCTTTAATTTTGCTCTCTCAGCTATGGTTATTTAATCGGCAACTACCAAAACAGTGTGCCATTATCGAGCCGATCTACTCCCGTCGAGAATGGTTTGCTGTTGCTATCCCCCTGCTATTTAATGATGGGGCATTTGTAGTGCTTTCCCAAACCGATACGATTATGACTGGTGCTATCTTAGGCTCATTTCATGTGGGACTCTATAGTGCTGCTTTTAAAACCGCTGCGGGGGTGAGTTTTATTCTGGCTGCGGTTAATGCGATCGCGGCACCGATGTTTGCCACTTTACACGCTCAGGGAGACTCTCAAGGATTACAAAAGTTAACTGCTACCGTTGCTCAGTGGATGTTCTACCCTACTTTAGTTTGTGCTTTACTATTAATTTTCTTTGGCGAACGCGTTTTGGGTCTATTTGGCGATGAATTTATCGCTGCACGCTGGTCAATGACCGTTCTTATTCTGGGACAACTAGTAAACGTTGGAGCTGGTTCAGTAGGCTATTTAATGGAAATGACAGGACATCATAAGCAATGTGCCTATGTCCTGGGCTGTAGTGCTGTTTTAAATCTGGTTCTCAATGGGATCTTAATCCCAACTCTCGGAATTATGGGAGCAGCGATCGCCACCGCATCAACTATGGCACTCTGGAATAGATGGCTCCATCAATTAGTAGTTAAATATCTGGGGGTCAAACCGTCTATTATTTCAATATTTAGATAA
- a CDS encoding YbaB/EbfC family nucleoid-associated protein — protein sequence MAGKGFGPLGKMKELADAFKKAQEVQAGAQQLQNELEQLEIEGTSEDGLVKVVMSGNQEPRRVEISPDAMSQGAEALSASVTFAMQSAYEQSTEMMRGRMEELTSGLNLPGM from the coding sequence ATGGCAGGAAAAGGATTTGGTCCATTAGGAAAAATGAAAGAACTTGCTGATGCTTTTAAAAAAGCTCAGGAGGTACAAGCAGGAGCACAACAACTCCAAAATGAGTTGGAACAATTAGAAATTGAAGGAACTAGTGAAGACGGATTGGTCAAGGTGGTGATGAGTGGGAACCAAGAACCCCGTCGTGTAGAGATTTCTCCCGATGCAATGTCCCAAGGAGCAGAAGCTCTCTCAGCATCAGTAACCTTTGCGATGCAATCTGCTTACGAACAGTCTACAGAAATGATGCGTGGACGCATGGAAGAACTAACCAGTGGTTTGAATCTTCCTGGAATGTAA
- the murJ gene encoding murein biosynthesis integral membrane protein MurJ, whose protein sequence is MATDKKSSPSVGSVAKIVAIATLVSKLFGFVRELVVAAAFGIGTVSNAYAYAYTIPGFLFVLIGGINGPFHSALVSVLAKKDKSEAAPIVETVSTLVSILLLLVTLIIIIFAGNFIDIIGSELTPEVKRIATLQLQIMAPLALLAGLIGIGFGTLNAADSYLLPSISPLFSSVTITVGVGLIFWKLGEQLNTASYLQLGAIVLASATLGGAILQWLAQLIVQWRAGMGQLKLRFNWNTPGVMEVFKVMTPATLSSGMLYVNLNVDLFFVSGIAGAAAAIRNATFIFITPLGIISNAILMPFLPIFSSLAAPENWPELKTRIRQGIFLSALTMLPLTAIFMSLAVPIIKLAFERGQFSSKDAQFVASLLVVYGFGMFFYLGRDILVRVFYALGDGDTPFKVSIINIFLNAILDYFLIKAFAAPGLIMATVGVNITSMAIFIWILHRRLNGLPLWEWSRGIIGLFFASAVAGLTSYITSQLLQRAIGNDNLLLLLIELTVSSGIAIIVFGLIAAQLRLPELDMLMSRIRQKFGR, encoded by the coding sequence GTGGCTACAGATAAAAAATCATCTCCTTCCGTTGGTAGTGTCGCTAAAATAGTGGCGATCGCTACCCTCGTCAGTAAACTTTTCGGTTTTGTCCGCGAGCTAGTAGTTGCAGCAGCTTTTGGTATTGGTACCGTCAGTAATGCTTATGCCTATGCCTATACTATTCCTGGATTTCTCTTTGTCTTAATTGGGGGCATTAATGGTCCTTTTCACAGTGCTTTGGTTAGTGTTCTGGCGAAGAAAGACAAGTCAGAAGCTGCACCAATCGTGGAAACGGTTTCTACTTTAGTCAGCATCTTACTACTACTAGTCACTCTAATAATAATTATCTTTGCTGGTAACTTCATCGATATTATAGGTTCAGAATTAACCCCTGAAGTAAAACGGATTGCCACCCTGCAACTGCAAATTATGGCTCCCTTGGCTTTGTTAGCAGGATTAATTGGTATCGGTTTTGGTACTCTCAACGCGGCTGATAGTTATTTGCTACCTAGTATTAGTCCCTTATTTTCCAGCGTGACAATTACTGTAGGGGTAGGGTTGATTTTTTGGAAACTAGGAGAGCAATTAAATACTGCCTCATATTTGCAACTAGGAGCAATCGTCTTGGCGAGTGCAACCTTAGGGGGGGCGATTTTGCAGTGGTTAGCCCAATTAATTGTGCAGTGGCGGGCTGGTATGGGTCAGTTAAAACTGCGATTTAACTGGAATACGCCAGGGGTAATGGAAGTATTTAAAGTGATGACTCCCGCTACTCTTTCGTCGGGGATGCTATACGTAAATTTAAACGTCGATCTATTCTTTGTTTCTGGAATAGCAGGTGCTGCTGCTGCCATTCGCAATGCCACTTTTATTTTTATTACTCCCTTAGGTATTATTTCTAATGCCATATTGATGCCTTTTTTACCAATTTTTTCTAGTTTAGCTGCCCCAGAAAACTGGCCAGAATTGAAAACTAGGATACGTCAAGGAATATTTCTTAGTGCCCTGACTATGTTGCCTTTAACAGCAATTTTTATGTCTTTGGCTGTACCAATTATCAAATTAGCTTTTGAGCGTGGTCAATTTAGCTCCAAAGACGCTCAATTTGTGGCTTCTCTATTAGTGGTTTACGGCTTTGGGATGTTTTTCTATTTAGGGAGAGATATTTTGGTGAGGGTATTTTATGCTCTGGGAGACGGGGACACTCCTTTTAAAGTCAGCATTATTAATATCTTTTTGAATGCTATCTTAGATTACTTTTTAATCAAGGCTTTTGCTGCACCGGGATTAATTATGGCTACAGTGGGAGTAAATATCACTTCGATGGCAATATTTATCTGGATATTACACCGTCGTTTAAATGGTCTTCCCTTATGGGAATGGAGCAGGGGCATTATTGGGTTATTTTTTGCTAGTGCGGTGGCTGGATTGACTAGTTATATTACTAGTCAGCTTTTACAACGAGCGATCGGCAACGATAATTTATTACTGCTGTTGATTGAGTTGACTGTTTCTAGCGGAATAGCAATTATTGTTTTTGGTTTAATTGCAGCGCAATTGAGATTACCTGAATTAGATATGTTGATGAGTAGAATTAGACAGAAATTTGGTCGATAA
- a CDS encoding DUF4160 domain-containing protein — MPEILREDGYVVKIWFNDHPPRHVHVFKANGECVIELKDENNPPVLLKYEGMNRKEISKALRLVNSYQGKLLEEWQTIHGDK, encoded by the coding sequence ATGCCAGAAATTTTAAGAGAAGATGGGTACGTAGTGAAGATCTGGTTTAACGATCATCCACCTCGTCACGTTCACGTTTTCAAGGCAAATGGAGAATGTGTGATTGAATTAAAAGATGAAAACAATCCTCCCGTGCTTCTTAAATATGAAGGCATGAATCGAAAAGAAATTTCAAAAGCTTTACGTTTAGTCAATAGCTATCAAGGAAAGTTACTCGAAGAATGGCAGACTATTCACGGAGATAAATAA